A segment of the Oncorhynchus tshawytscha isolate Ot180627B linkage group LG06, Otsh_v2.0, whole genome shotgun sequence genome:
GTAGTTCTTTTTTTGACGAGCAGTGTGGCATTAAAATTATTTCaggggaaaaaaaacatatttgcGCTAGCTCCCGCTGATCATCTGGGATACAATACATCTGACTTAAGCGATTCTTACTGGGATGCAACTGCTCAAGTTGCTTTTAAACAAGGGGGGGTGCACATTAATGCAGTTGAAATGTTGTGGTATTGTAGACATGGAAGGGATCCAACACACCCTGCTCACAAACACCACTACAGACGTTGTTACCATACGTGTTGGTTGTCAGCGCCACAATAACAATTCCAATCGGGGACAGTTCTAAgcaaaaaaacaaatgtacaaGACAAGGTGAATAGATATGGGCCTACAAATCCCAGAAGCGCTGTTAAAGTCAATCAATTCCTCATAGAATGTCCTGTGTTGCTTCAAGTCTTCTGCCAGCTCATAGAAACTTGCTCTGTGGGGTTTCAACTCCCAGGTTGTCGAAGTAGCGTAGCATGAAATAGCACACATTTTAAGGCTGGGAGGGGGGATGCGCTGCATGCTGCGACATAGCTGCCGGAGAGGACATGGACTGGACCATCGGCTGGGCCGGCGGGGGGAGTGGGTGCAGAGGCTGCGCCCCTGAGTGTGTATTAGGGGAGGGCGGTGGTGTCGGACGTTTGAACTTGTCGGGGCTGTTGCTTCTTCTCGGGGAGGGCCTCTGTTTTGAAGAAAAGAGGAAAGACAGATGGATGAGAAACATTCTCAGTTAAGTCAATTCTCTTTCAAAATATCCCCTTCTCAAAAGCTTGTACCAAAAAACTTAAATAAAAACACAGTCTCAAATAGCCTCCTATCCCTTTTAAAAGCTGGGCAACGGAACCCATATCAAACATCAAAACCTGTTTAAAATATACGCTGGGTCTAAATGAATTGTCAACGAAGTCACCATGAATTACCATGACATGTATATGAGGTTCAATGAttgatttgttacattaaataattTAGTAATGACTCAAAAAACATCTGTTTTTAAAATCGCCAGTAAGAAACTTGCTAGAGAATTGCTAGCTAACTTGTAAGGACAAAAAGAGTTAACTTCAGGAGTACAGACCCCCAGAAATGGGTTGATCGCCCTCTAGTGGCTAAAGTAAGAATTGCTGAAAATGTACAGTCAAGAGaataagggaaagggggatacttagtcagctgtacaactgaatgccttcaactgaaatgtgtctcccgcatttaacccaacccctcaatCTAATAATTATTCTGTCAAGGGAAAGTTttctatttaattttttaaaaacaaacgCTACTAAGACAAAAGAAACGTGACAGTGTATCAACtgataattttttttaaaatttccTTCACGGTGTTATTAAAATGCTAGACGTGAATGCTGGAATTAAACAATTAACTATGCAAATGAGCAAAAGCTGTGTGTTAAGGAAATAGCAGCCAGTCTCTAATAAgcacctgttgtgttcagtgatttaaAGCAAATAAACTCCTGGGCTATTAATTGAAGATTTACAGTATTTGAAATCGAACACCATCAAATACTTTTCCTGTAAACAGTAACCCTCGTGTGAGCATTGGCGAGTCAAACAAATTCAAAGTGCTGGCGAATAGCTGGTGAACAGACTCTGGCTTTGATGAGTGTCCGGGTGGCTGGCCTGAAGCTCCCAGTCACCACCACTTAGTGCTAATGAGCTCTAGGGTCTTCGTAATGACGGCTGCCACCCAGAAACTAACACACTTCAGAGGCACACGCTGACATAGTGCTCCATGGATGAGTACTCAGTGTTACCATGGAAACACCCAGGGAAAAAATAAGAGCGCTTGTTCCTTTTCCTATGGGAGATCGCAAGGAAACCGAAAACTAATTTCAGTTGGAGAAAATAAATCTTCAGTTCAGAGTAATCTCTCTGAGCGCTGACTGAGCTGAAACCAGTTTCAACCTCAGGGTGTTCCTGGTACTTGACGAGAGGAGGGTAAACTCCTGTGTCTCCTTCCAGCAGCCAGTCAGACACATGGAAACAAGGTTGGTTAACCTGTCTCCATAACCACAGGGAATGGCTTCACTCTACAGAGACAATGTTGACATTGAGCCGGGAGGAGTCAGCAGCAGAAAGTCACTGATGTAATCACAAGATGTTCTACTCAGTCTCCTACTCAGAACTTTTGTATATTTTAGTGTCCATTTGCAATGAATTATCCATATTGCTCTAGACTGCTCCCAGGTCTGTCTGTGCAGCAATGGAACAAATGACATAGTGACCTGCATAGGGAAGGGAAGTGCGAGGGAACGGAACATCCTAAAGCCTGTGGtaatgagagagatggaacagcagacacacacaggtcCTTCTGGCACTGGGAGAGGACCTGCTGAGTTTAACACAGGCACTGGAAAGACACTTAAAGACAGGCAGGGAGGTCCCACAAGATTGTTACCAATGGTATGGGAAAAGGTCATCTTTGGGCATATAGGCTATGGAACTGAAATATACTAcaatgaacagaaatataaaaactcaacatgcaaagtgttggtcccatttttcatgagctgaaataaaatagtAGAAATGTTCCACTCACAAAAAGCTTGTcttacattttgtgcacaaatatgtttacTTCCTGATTAGTGAGCAATTTTTCCTTtaccaatataatccatccacctgacaggtgtgtcacatcaagaagctgattaaaacagcacgatcattacacaggtgcaccttgtgctggggacaataaaaggccactctaaaatgtgcagtttcgtcacacaacacaatgtctcaAATTGAGGGCGcgtgcatttggcatgctgactacaggaacacccaccagagctgttgccagagaacataatgttaatttctctaccataagccagcTCCATACTTTCAGAGAATTTGGCGGTACTTCCAACCgggctcacaaccgcagaccactttTATGGCGTTGTGTGGACGAGCAGTTTTCTAAactgtggggttatggtatgggcaggcgtaTGCTGCGAACACAATTTAATTTTATCGATAccatgagatcctgaggcccagtgTTTAAAGGTATCTATAttccctgtcatgtgaaatccatagaatagggcctaatttatttatttaaattgaccgatttcctcATATCAACTGTAAATCAATGCAATTGttgcaattatatttttgttcagtatagatcaaGAGCATTCTACTACCTTATCAATGGACTTGAGTGTCTACATTGTCCACCATAGGTGTATTAAATAGGTTTGACAATACAAGCACAACGATGCTAGTTGGGCAAAATTCTATATGCCGATCGATTATACCGGATTTGATTCATATAGTCATGTGGAATACCATACAGGCTAGTTATGTCAAATAACTGACACAAGAGCAAAAAATGACAATGTGATCCAGATTAgataaacacaacataaagatTAATGGGCCACATACTCCAAGCCCTCCTCCATGTTGTTGGTAGGAGATCAACTAACGCTACATCTCAGCACGGATCAATGCATCTATGATATCCAGTCGGGGAATTTTGGGATAGTGCCATTGAGCCATTTTAGAGGACAACTGGTATTCATCCATCTACACTTCAACCCCATTTATTTTCTTGGCGGTGTCATGGCAAATCCATGAGAAATAATCTGATACTGAAGATGAATGTATCCCGAGGCACCAAATAACCAGCAGTACTGCTCACAGTCCTGATCAACACCCTAGCCAAACAATAGGTCTATTCACTACAGAACACCCTAACCGATCTGCTACACTAGACGCGTAACTTGCCAACCTAAGGCATTAGCGTAAAATTACAATCTGGTTCCATTTTCAAGAAGTCAACGAGCAGCTCACAACCGAGAACAATAGGATAAAGTGGCTCACCTTCTGCTTGTGCTGCCCATATGTAACGCTTACATTTAAAAAGAATAAGAATTTAGCTCCTGCTTTAGCAATGCCCCAGTGTTGTGCCTGTTAGGAGTTCGATTAACATCTCATAAGACACTTAAATAGCACTATTAAGTGCACTGTAAATTAAACCAAACTGGTTCAGATGTCCATTGCTGGTCTTGATAGGTGCGGAGCAGACTTACCGCTACGGCGTGGGAGGCACTTCCATGGACGTGCAGGGCGGGGGCGTTGAAGTGAGCaatggcagctctggacagggtGGCCGGGGGAGTGAACCCAACTGTGTGACTGCCGTACGACAGACCTGGAGGAGAGAAAACATTGAGTTTGCAATGTGTtttacagggcattcggaaagtattcagaccccttgactttttccacattttgttaagttacagccttagcTACACATGATTTCATTCAACTCCATCTGATAACATAAACCACAGTTGCGTAGGTGTGATGAATACGGAGCCTGTGTGTTGcaggtagggctgggcgatatattgTGAATACCGGTATGGATGTTTACAATACCATCTACAACAATGTTTTGATACAGTGCTAAATTAAATGAAAAGTTATACAAATTGGACTACTTCACTGTCAGTTGTCCCAGTTTGCTTGAGTAGACAACCatcagaaaagaaaaaaaaggccATTAAAATCACTTGTTTCCATTCTAGGGTCAAGCACTAATCATAAAACATATTTAGAACTTGTATTATTCAGAAACATAAAATAGCATAaacattaaaaaatattttgacaTGATATTTTGgctatatcacccagccctagttGCAGGATCACTCAAAGGAACTTGCTGCTGGCAAAGGATGTCACCGAAACAGACTAATGTCTCCTTCAATTGGTATTAACTTTGGAAACTGTCAAGAAATGTCTGTCATTTTCAGGGAAAACAATGTGGTTagggatatacagtgcattcggaaagtattcaaacctatagacttttttcacattttgttaagttacagccttattctaaaatggattaaatcatttaaaaaaaaaaactcaatctacacacaataccccataatgacaaagcaaaaatagatagttttaaataaactataaaaaaagtcaaactgaaatatcacatttacataagtattcagaccatttactcagtactttgttgaagcacctttgtcagcgattacagccttgagtattcttgggtatgatgctacgagcttggcacacctgtatctggggagtttctcccattcttctctgcagatcccattaagctctatcaggttggatggggagcttcgctacacagctattttcaggtctctccagagatgttcgattgggttcaagtccgggctctggctgggccactcaaggacattcagagacttgtccagaagccactcctgcattgtgtgcttagggtggttgtcctgttgaaaggcgaaccttcaccccagtctggagcaggttttcaacaaggatctatctgtacttcGCTCCATTCATCTCCCCcccccgaatgctcagtttggacaggcagccagctctaggaagagttttggtggttccaaacatcttccatttaagactgctggaggccactgtgttcttggggacattcaatgctgcagaacatttttagtaccctttcccagatctgttccttgacacaatcttgtctcggcgctcggacaattccttcaacctcattgcttggtttttgctctgacaactgtgggaccttatatagacaggtgtgtgcctttccaaataatttccaatcaattgaatttaccacaggtggactccaatcaagttgaagaagcgtctcaaggatgatcaatggaaacaggatgcacctgaactcaattccgagtctcatagcaaagagccTGAATACCTATCTAAATAAGTTTTTTAAAATTccaaatacatttgtaaaaaattctacaaacttgttttcgctttgtcattatggggtattgtgtgtagattgatgataattatttaattttacttttatttttttgtccattttggaacacggctgtaacctaacaaaatgtggaaaagtgaaggagtctgaatactttccaaaagcactgtAAATAGCATTTAATTTCAGGGGATAAGCCATGCGCTGCCTGAATCTGTTTACAATTGAACTTAAGAATAGATTTAATATTTTGATAGACCTGTTGACCCGACGTTCAAAACAAGCAGAGACCTTGCAACCGAGACAGGACTTGTACCAAGGGGACCTTAAATTCACCCAATTATCAGTAAGGATCTATCAACCTGTAACGGAGCGttccagagacacagctagataCAATGTTACTTAATAATTAACGGAATACATCTATTCatattacaatacaatatacaaAGGTGCTCTTTTTGTATGTGGACCTTTCTCTTCCTTCATCCAGTGACATAATAGATACTCGTAAAACAGAGTTTAGTGGTTATGAGGTGTTGGACATGGGCCATGGACTTCCTGTAACTATACCCTACCAGGTGATATGGGTCGGCTGGAGCTGGGGGAAGGAGTGTATGGGATGGGACTGGACACTGTCCGTGCTCGCAGGCCTTGTGCTGACATCTCATTGAAGTACCTGAAGGGTAAAAAGACCATAGTTTAGATAATTAACTTCTGTCTCTAAATATCACTCCCAAATCCCTGAGCAATGATTTGCTGTCTGAAACAGAAAGGAAGTGAGAGTGTGGGGTGGGGTTGCTTATCGGATGGTTGGTTATGCATGGCTGACAGTGGAGCAAAGACTAAACATTGGTTGGAGATGGTGAAGTTGAACCAGAGGGTTTTGTGGGTTGTCGTTTCATGTCTACCTCTCGTCGTCCATCTCCAGACTGGACTCGCTCTCAGACAGCTGTCTACACAAGGCTTCGCggcgctccatctctctctgcagctTCCTCTGCAGACGGATGTTCTCCTCACGCATGTGCCGCTCCTCCTCAATGTACTGGGCCCGCTTCTCTGTGTCTGGGAGGGGACGGACAAATAAAGTTGAATCAAAAACCAATGCAACACCATTACACAACAATGTATTTTTCTGAGAGAGCAAAGATGCAACAGTATTTTCCAAAAGTGCTCGTCTATGCTCGTTATTGCTGTAGTACAGCAGCTATTGCACCTAAATATAATAGGCCAAGTCTGGTGTCTAATAACAGAGGTTTCTGGTATTTAAGTCCATGATTTCATCAGCTTGTTAGTATTTTGGTCCAAGAGCTTTAGACAGAATAGATTGATATGACAGCTCCCTCTGGTGGCCAAATATTTAAACAGAGCATGCTTCTGCTGAACTCGTCTCCCTAGGCCAATGttccccaacagcacacatgttgttgttgcctgatgattagttgacaagttgaatcaggtgtgcttgccTAGGGCTAAAacaaaatgtgtactgttgaggATACacaaggactggagttgggaaaacACTGCCCTATGCCAGGGGTATGCAAATAGTTTCAGCCACGGGACGATATTTGTCAGAGCGAATGGTCGGGGGGCCAGAACACAATTATAATAATCTGTACATGGAAACTTtaccacaactaagcccaaaaatAGATTGTATTTCATACATTGATTACATCGCGACAAGATCACTCGCTGGCCAGCTTTGGCCTGTTGCTGACCCCTGTCCTAAGCCAACaggttgcctcccacaatgtaaACAATGTTCCATGCCGTTGGCCTAGGATTTCCAAGACTCTGGCTAAACTGGACCGGTCAACTACTAAAACAGAGTTAGGTTTCACTGAGAAAGTTAAGGATATTTGAGAAGAAATGACAGATCTGCGCAGAGATAATATTGGGGGATTGAAAAAGAGCTTGATTATGTTGGAACCTGCCGTTggaaatgtgagtgtgtgtttggtctgAGGGTGAAACTGTGAGTGTCCACATTTGTTTGAGTGATAATATTACCATTGTTCCCAAATTGAACATGCACCTGTAAAGAGGAGCACTCTACCGTGACCCACTACCACTGTTCTAAGATCACATGGTAAAGCAACTCCACCGCCAACTCCATCACTAAGACGCgggcagtacaggagcatcatgtCAAACTGGAAGACTGGCCAAtagtttctaccatcaggctgctgaatagtcaCCAGTAGCTGCTCCACCCCTTATGGACATGTTCCCCCCACCCAACAGCCTTTTACTCTGCCCCCACCCCAACGACATTCATCACCGGTTCAGTTGTtaataatgttttatttcactTGGTCCCCACACCCCTCAATGGTCATGCTGCTCCCCCACGGTCatttccccccaccccctcaagtCTACTCTGCCTCCATCCCAATGGATATATATTTATTCATCATGGTTACAGTTATGTATATAGTGCTATTTCTATTGTTTATTTATgaccattttcattattttatttaacttagATCTGCATGTTGGCGCTTAAGATTTTTACTGTACCCTGCAATCATGtccatgtgactattaaacactcagAATCTAAACGAAACACATTAGTTAAAATAACTGACAGTAAATCTACAGCAAAGCCATATGAAAGCCTCCTTGAGCACCAACATTTTTCCAAATTGTGGCAAAGACTACTGCATCTAGTTTTATGGGTTCTACGTAACCAGGTCACGTCATGATACATTCACTGTTGACCGTTGGCCTTTGAAACTCACGCTGCAGCTCGGTGGTACGGAGGCTCTTCTTCAGCCTCTCCACTTCGTCCTTCAGGAAGCGGATATGCCGCATCATGTTCTCCGGAGAGTCAATCTCCATGGAAACATCCctgggggagggaggagcagacACAGGCTGGTCCAACTTCTCCTGGAGGATTCTGTCAAAGACAAGTGAGCTCCAATGAATCAACACAGGGAAAAGTCAACCTTTTACCATTGTATAGGTTATTCCTACAGTCCTAATAAAAGAGAATCAATAGAGAGCATACAACAGTGTGAAGGTTCATTTTGTTTACTTTCAACCATTCCAAGACTCCAGCACCTAGGTTTTTCTAGATCTAAACTTACTACTCCTAAAGAATATGGTTGCTACAGAACAAAAGCCTACCTTTTCTCTGCCTCCAATTTGTCCATGCGCTTCCAC
Coding sequences within it:
- the LOC112253100 gene encoding coiled-coil domain-containing protein 6, which translates into the protein MADSASESDTDGAGSSSVTLMSSSASNSSKPGVVISQFRLEELTNRLASLQQENKVLKIELETFKLKCKALQEENRDLRKASVTIQARAEQEEEFISNTLFKKIQALQKEKETLAVNYEKEEEFLTNELSRKLMQLQHEKAELEQHLEQEQEFQVNKLMKKIKKMENDTISKQLTLEQLRREKIDLENTLEQEQEALVNRLWKRMDKLEAEKRILQEKLDQPVSAPPSPRDVSMEIDSPENMMRHIRFLKDEVERLKKSLRTTELQHTEKRAQYIEEERHMREENIRLQRKLQREMERREALCRQLSESESSLEMDDERYFNEMSAQGLRARTVSSPIPYTPSPSSSRPISPGLSYGSHTVGFTPPATLSRAAIAHFNAPALHVHGSASHAVARPSPRRSNSPDKFKRPTPPPSPNTHSGAQPLHPLPPPAQPMVQSMSSPAAMSQHAAHPPSQP